The sequence GCGTTTGAAGCCGGAAAAGGCAGTTGGTGCTACCTTATTGGGCTGGGCAAAGGTGTTATGGTCCTGCAATTTGGTCGATGTCAGCACGCGGCCGGTGATGGTGCCCGCGGGCAGGCCGTTCAAGTCAACGGTTACATCGTTGGCCTTCTTGGCGTCGATGTTTACCAGCGAGACGTGGACGCGGTTTTGCCGGTCTTTCGAAGCGGATACCGACACGGCGGGGAGTTTGTCGCCGCCCAGTTTATAGTCTTCCGATTTCACCTCCACGGGCAGCAGCGTGGCGTCGTGGTGAACGGTGTACATCTCCATCACGTGGTACGTCGGTGTCAGCAGCATCTTGTTGCCTTCGGTCAGGATCACCGCCTGCAACACGTTGATGGCCTGGGCCAGGTTGGCCATTTTCACCCGGTCGCAGTGGTTGTTGAACGTATTGAGCGTGGTGCCGGCAATCATGGCGTCGCGCAGGGTATTCTGCTGGTACAGAAACGCGCTGTTGGTGCCCGGCTCCACGTCATACCAGCCGCCCCATTCGTCGACGAGCAGGGCCACTTTTTTCTTCGGATCGTACTTGTCCATGACGGCCGAGTGCTTCGTCACCAATTCTTCCATCAGCAGGGCCTGCTTCATGGTCTTCATGTACGTCTCCTCATCGAAAGTCGTCGACGGGCCTTTTTTAGCCCATTCGATCACCGAGTAATGGTGCAGGGCCACGGCGTCGAGCAGCGAATGCGGAATGTTCTTCATCAGCGTTTCGGTCCAGGTGTAGTCGCCGTCGCTGGCACCCGACGCAATGCGGAAGAGACTGTAGTCCTTGCTGCCGTTGCTCATGAACGTCGCAAACTGCCGGTAGAGGTTAGCGTAGTAGTCGGCGGTCATGTTGCCGCCGCAGCCCCAGGCCTCGTTGCCGATCCCCCAGTATTTCACGTTCCAGGGTTCGGTGCGGCCGTTTTGCTGACGCAGTTCGGGCATGGGGCTGCTGCCGTTGGGGTGCGTGGTGTACTTGATCCAGTCGGCGAGTTCCTGCGGGGTGCCGCTGCCCACGTTGGCCGACAGGTACGGCTCGGTGCCCAGCAGTTCGCACATGTTCAGAAACTCGTGGGTGCCGAAGCTGTTGTCTTCACGCACGTTGCCCCACCAGATGTTGAGCATCGATGGCCGCGATTTCTTCGGCCCGACGCCGTCGCGCCAGTGATAGGTGTCGGCGAAGCAGCCACCCGGCCAGCGGAGGTTCGGGATCTTGAGCTTTTTCAGCGCCTGTACCACGTCGGTTCGGACGCCGTTGATGTTGGGAATGGTTTTGTTGCCCTCGCCCACGTAGAACCCGTCGTAGATACAGCGCCCGAGGTGCTCGGCAAAGTGCCCGTAAATCTGGCGGCTGATGGTGTCTTTACCCGTTTTGGCGATCGAGACCCGGTTTTGTGCCAGCAGGCTCAGCGGGGCCAGCGCCGAGGCGAGGGTGATTAGTCGTAAGAAACGCTTCATAAAGCAGATGGTCATTAAGGCGTTAGCAGCGGTCGTACCACAGGGCTTTTGGCCCCGCGGTACGACCCGGTAATGGCTTATTTGTAGGCGTCGATGGTCTTGATGGTACCGTCGGGGTTGTAGGTCAGTTCGGTCACCTTCACGTTGCGCAGGGGTGTTTTGCCCGACAGTTGCACGTCGTGGTAGAACAGGTACCATTTCGGGCCAACCTGCACGATCGAGTGGTGGTTGGTCCAGCCCAGCACGGGCTTCAGCACGACGCCTTTGTAGGTAAACGGTCCGTAGGGATTGTCACCGATGGCGTAGCAGATGTTATGCGTGTCGCCAGTCGAGTACGAGAAGTAGTACTTGCCGTTGTACTTATGAATCCAGGCGGCTTCGAAAAAGCGTTTGTCGTTGTCTTTCTCCGTGAACGGCTTACCGTCAGCGCCAACCAGCTTGATCTCTTTCACGGGCTCGGCAAACTCCTTCATGTCGGCATTCAGACGAGCGACGCGGGGCAGGTAGGCCAGTTCATTTGGCTTTTTCAACGCACCTTTCGCGTTGTACTTGTTGCCGGTCCAGCGCTGTAACTGTCCGCCCCAGATCCCCCCAAAATACAGATACGCTTTGCCGTCGGTATCCTGAAACACGGTCGGGTCGATGCTGTAGCTGCCTTTGATGGGCGCGGGCTCTGGTTTGAAAGGGCCGGTGGGGCTTTTGCTCGTGGCTACGCCGATGCGGAAGATGTCCTGCTTGTCTTTGACGGGGAAATACAGGTAGTAGGTTCCGTTTTTGTAGGTCGCATCGGGCGCCCACAGTTGCCGACCCGCCCAGGGAATGTCTTTGAGGCGAAGCGCCACGCCGTTGTCTTTTACCGGCCCGCCGATTTTGTCCATCGACAGGATGTGGTAGTCGTTCATGACGAAGTGCCCGCCATCATCATCTTCCTTGACGTTGACCGCCTCGATGTCGTGCGACGGATAAATGTAAATCTTGCCGTTGAACACGTGCGCCGAGGGATCGGCGGTATAGATATTCGAGATCAGCGGCTGCGAAATCGGGTTTTTTCCGCCGTTCGTCTGCGCCACGGTGGCGAGTGAGCAGCCCAGCAGGGCCACGAGTGCGAGTGTAGTTTGGGTACGTTGCATGCGTTTTAGTTGATAGTGGTTCGATAAGTTCCTCCAGCGGGGTTAGCCCTTCCAGGTGCCGAATTTGCCCAGTTGGTAATCGCGGTAGGCGTCCATAATTTCCTGCTCCGAGTTCATGACGAATGGGCCGCGGGCCACCACCGGCTCATTGAAGGGCACGGCATGCCCGAAGAGCAGGAGCGCGTCGGTCGTGGCCGTTACCTCGAGACTGTCGCCGTCGGGGTTGAACGTAACCAGCTGGCGCTGATCGACGGTTTGCCCGTTGACGGTGAGACTCCCCCGAATGACGTAGAACAGGATGTTGCGATCGGCAGCCACGGGCAGCCTGATTTGCCCACCCGGCTGGAAGGCGATGGTGCTGAGAAAGACGTCGCTAAGCGTGTTGAACGCGCCGGGCTGTCCTTCCCAAACGCCAGAAACGAGGTTCAGGTCGACACCGGCACTAACCGGAATCGCCGGAATCTGCTCTTTTTGCAGGCCTTCGTAGGCGGGTTCGGTCAGTTTGAGGCGGGCAGGCAGGTTGACCCACAGTTGCAAGATTTCGAGCGGCCCACCCTCGGCCAGAAACCCGGCCGACGACACTTCGGCGTGGATCAGGCCCCGGCCCGCCGTCATCCACTGCACGCCTCCGGCCGTAATCACGCTCTGGTAGCCCTGCGAATCTTTGTGCATGATGTCGCCGTCTACAATGAACGTCACGGTTTCCATGCCCCGGTGCGGGTGCGGCCCAAATGGCAGGCCGTTATTGCGCGGTGGGTACGTCTGGTAGCCGTGGTGGTTCAGAAACAGAAACGGGTCGATCTGCGCCAGTTGCCGGGTGGGCAGGGGCGAGTAGGTGATCAGGTCAGCTATGGGGCTGTATTCGGCCGGATGGATGTTGTTGATGCTGCGCATGGGGGTTACGAACTGGTGTGGGCTTACATCGTCACCGAGTCATAGACGACGACCTTGCTCCAGAGGTGCTTGTTTTTCTCGACAAACTGCAGGTGAATCGGGTGTTTCTGGTACACCTCCTCTTCTTCCAGGTTATCAAAAAACAAGAGCCACGACACCTGATACGACCGTTCGATGACGTCGCGGTTGGTGGTGGCGGGCGTGCCGATAAAGTGTTGCCGGATCACGGGC comes from Fibrella aestuarina BUZ 2 and encodes:
- a CDS encoding glycoside hydrolase family 43 protein: MQRTQTTLALVALLGCSLATVAQTNGGKNPISQPLISNIYTADPSAHVFNGKIYIYPSHDIEAVNVKEDDDGGHFVMNDYHILSMDKIGGPVKDNGVALRLKDIPWAGRQLWAPDATYKNGTYYLYFPVKDKQDIFRIGVATSKSPTGPFKPEPAPIKGSYSIDPTVFQDTDGKAYLYFGGIWGGQLQRWTGNKYNAKGALKKPNELAYLPRVARLNADMKEFAEPVKEIKLVGADGKPFTEKDNDKRFFEAAWIHKYNGKYYFSYSTGDTHNICYAIGDNPYGPFTYKGVVLKPVLGWTNHHSIVQVGPKWYLFYHDVQLSGKTPLRNVKVTELTYNPDGTIKTIDAYK
- a CDS encoding alpha-N-arabinofuranosidase — encoded protein: MKRFLRLITLASALAPLSLLAQNRVSIAKTGKDTISRQIYGHFAEHLGRCIYDGFYVGEGNKTIPNINGVRTDVVQALKKLKIPNLRWPGGCFADTYHWRDGVGPKKSRPSMLNIWWGNVREDNSFGTHEFLNMCELLGTEPYLSANVGSGTPQELADWIKYTTHPNGSSPMPELRQQNGRTEPWNVKYWGIGNEAWGCGGNMTADYYANLYRQFATFMSNGSKDYSLFRIASGASDGDYTWTETLMKNIPHSLLDAVALHHYSVIEWAKKGPSTTFDEETYMKTMKQALLMEELVTKHSAVMDKYDPKKKVALLVDEWGGWYDVEPGTNSAFLYQQNTLRDAMIAGTTLNTFNNHCDRVKMANLAQAINVLQAVILTEGNKMLLTPTYHVMEMYTVHHDATLLPVEVKSEDYKLGGDKLPAVSVSASKDRQNRVHVSLVNIDAKKANDVTVDLNGLPAGTITGRVLTSTKLQDHNTFAQPNKVAPTAFSGFKRDGDKLTVSLPPFSVVVLEVK
- a CDS encoding pirin family protein, producing the protein MRSINNIHPAEYSPIADLITYSPLPTRQLAQIDPFLFLNHHGYQTYPPRNNGLPFGPHPHRGMETVTFIVDGDIMHKDSQGYQSVITAGGVQWMTAGRGLIHAEVSSAGFLAEGGPLEILQLWVNLPARLKLTEPAYEGLQKEQIPAIPVSAGVDLNLVSGVWEGQPGAFNTLSDVFLSTIAFQPGGQIRLPVAADRNILFYVIRGSLTVNGQTVDQRQLVTFNPDGDSLEVTATTDALLLFGHAVPFNEPVVARGPFVMNSEQEIMDAYRDYQLGKFGTWKG
- a CDS encoding Dabb family protein, giving the protein MNRRQFIEQTPQTLAAGGLLATQAGNVPDKIPAKPFVHHVYFWLTNPNSEADKKQLVSALQALSKVPVIRQHFIGTPATTNRDVIERSYQVSWLLFFDNLEEEEVYQKHPIHLQFVEKNKHLWSKVVVYDSVTM